The following is a genomic window from Synechococcus sp. JA-2-3B'a(2-13).
GCGAAACCAGGCCAACTGCTCCAAAATCAGGCCAGCCCGCGGGTTTTTGAGCAAGCGGCTGCGCAGCTCCGGGTCGGTAGCATGCACTGACACGTAGAGGGGAGAAAGGCGCAGGCGAGCGATGCGCTCCCATTCGGCAGCAGGCAAGTTGGTGAGGGTGAGGTAGCTGCCGTAGAGAAAGCTGAGGCGGTAGTCGTCGTCCTTGAGGTGCAGCGTTGCCCGCATTTCCGGAGGTTGTTGGTCGATGAAGCAAAAGGGACAAGCGTTGGCGCATTGGATCAGGCCATCGAACAGGGCCGTTTCAAACTCCAGCCCCAGATCCTCGTCGATCCCCTTCTCCAGCTCAACTGTGCGCGGGATCCCTTGGCTATTCAAGATCTCCAGGCTTACACACTCCTCAGCGATCAGGAAGCGGTAGTCGATGAGATCGCGGGGGCGTTCGCCGTTGATGCTGACCAGGGCCTCTCCAGGTTGGATGCCCACTTCTGCTGCCAGGGATCCCGGCAAAACAGCGCTGATACGGGCGGGCTTGAGACTAGCACGAGACATAGCTAACTCATCCTCAACTGATGTGCCATTTGCCCCAGCAGGACGAAGTTCTGGGTCGGGACAGCGTTGCGGAGCAATAACGAGGCTCGGTTGACTACAAACAGTTGACTACAAACAGCGGAGAATAGCCGCCTCTAGCTCGGTTTGGCTGAGATCCGTTACCACAAACACCTCTTGCACGCTGCTTCCCTTGCGGGCCACCAGCTTGTACCCGCCCCGGATCGGCACCGAAACCCGCAACTGCAACTGGGGGATCCGCCCACGGCTGCAGGACAGAGCGCCCGGCGTCACGGTTTTAATGCCCGCCTGCCGGGTCAGGCGTTCCAAAACAGGGATCAACCCTGAGATATGGGTAGAGTGGTTCCAAACCAGACGACCAGAGGGCTCAGACATAGCGGCCAAAGTGAGGAGAGGATGGGATCCCTATCCTATTCCTCCACAAATACCTGCTGCTCGTTGTGGAAAACTGGATGTCCAAAATGCCTGAAGATTCCCCGCCTGCGGTCGTGGCTCTGATCTTGGCCGGGGGCAACAGCCGCCGCATGGGATCCGACAAAGCCCTGGTGCTTTGGGATGGGATCCCCCTGCTGCGACGGGTGGCTCAGGTGGCAGCAGCCTGCGCCGACGCGGTTTACATCCTCACCCCCTGGCCGGAGCGCTATGCGCCGGTGGTGGATCCCGGTTGGCACCTCTGGCGGGAAAACGTTCACAGCCGCGACAGCGTTGCAGAGCAACACCGAGGCCCGCTGCTGGCCTTTCAAGAGGGGATCCGGCGGCTACAAACCTTGGCTGCTCCCCCGGAGTGGATCCTGCTGCTGGCCTGCGATCTGCCCTGCTTGCAGGAGCAGGTTCTTGGGGATTGGCGACAGCGCCTTGCCACCCTGCCCCCTCAGACGGTGGCCGCCCTGCCCAAAAGTCAGCGGGGCTGGGAGCCCCTGTGTGGCTTCTATCGCCTGGCGCAGCTAGGTTCTCTGGAGAGTTTCTTGCAGGCAGGAGGAAGATCCTTTCAGGGCTGGTTGTCCCAGGTGCCAACAGCCATCCTGCCCCTGACCGTTCCCGACAGCGGGACGGAGTCCCTTGAGAGGATGCTCACCAATTGCAACACCCCTGCAGATCTGCAGCTGGGGGGAAACCTGGGTAGGGGGTGATCCCTGGGATCGGCAAAGGGAGGGATCCCCTCATGTCACAATGGGTAAAGATTTGCTCGGTTTCTTATCTCGGCGCCGTGCTTACTTCCCTTTACTACCGCGAGATCCCTTGCCCCGATAGTGCTCAAGTGCTGCGCTGGCTACAGGAGTGTATCCCCCTGCCCCAAGGCAGCCAGAAGGTTCTTACCCCCACGGGCCTGCGCCTACAGGGATCCGGCGCTGAGCTGGCCCTTTTCTTGTGGTCGGGGCTGAACACTACCTATCTCAAGGTGTTCCAGTGGTCGGAACAGCCCTTCCCCCGCCAAGCTCGCTGGCTGGGAGAGCTGGAACAGGCCATCCAAAGCCAATTTCCCCACCGCTACCCGCAGTTGCCCCAGATCGACCTGAACCGGGGATCCATCTTCGATCAGCTTGAGCCTTTCTACCCGCAAACGGTGAAGTATTTTCGGCGGATCCCCAATGGAGAATTTGACCTGCAGCGGGTGTACTGGTGGGAAAAGCGCTGGCGGGAAGAAGTGCAACATTGCCACGCAGCCCACCGCCCTGCTCAGCCGGTCTTGTTTCGCCAGCCTGGCCCTGAGCCGGCCCCGGTGGAGTGGGATCTGGCCATCGTGGGAGGAGCGCTGGGAGCCATCTATGGAGCGGCCATGGCTCGCTTGGGCTACCGCGTGGCCTTGGTGGAGCGACTCCCTTTTGGCCGCATGAACCGCGAGTGGAACATCTCCCGGCGGGAGCTGCAAACCCTGGTGGATTTGGGCCTTTTGAGCGCCGAGCAGATGGAGAGCTTGATCCTGCGGGAATACACGGATGGGTTCAACAAGTTTTTTGACGGCAATAGCCCGGTTCGCGCTCCCGTTTTGCACACGCCGACGGTACTCAATCTGGCCATTGACGCGGAAAAGCTATTGCAGCTCTGTGGCCAAATTCTCACTTCCTGCGGGGGAGCTATCTACGAGCGCACCGAGTTTCAGCGGGCCTATGTTGGCGAACAAGGCGTCACGCTGGTTTTGAAGGATTTGCCCACCGGCGAGGAGTTTCGGCTGGGATCCCGCCTTGTGGTGGATGCTATGGGAACAGTCTCTCCCATTGCCCAGCAGCTTTACCGCCATCGGGCTTTTGATAGCGTCTGCCCCACGGTGGGGGCTACCATTGCGGGGGGGTTTGAGCCAGGGGTATGGGATCCCCAGTTTGGGGACATTCTGGCCAGCCACGGGGACATCAGCCGCGGTCGGCAACTCATTTGGGAGCTGTTCCCCGGCCCAGGCGAAGATCTTACCTTTTATCTGTTCCACTACCACCAGGTGCATCCGGAAAACCCCGGATCCCTGCTGGAACTGTACGAAGATTTTTTCACCATTCTGCCGGAATACCGCCGCTGCGACCCGGAGCGCCTGCAGTGGAAAAAAGCGACCTTCGGCTATATCCCCGGACGATTTGGCCAGCCCCGGCACCCTGTTCGCGGCAGCGGGGCGGAGTCTTCGGAACCCTTTGACCGGATACTGCTCATAGGGGATGCGGCGGCTATGCAATCGCCCCTTAGCTTTACCGGCTTTGGATCCCTGGTGCGCAACTGCCCCCGCCTGTGCGATCTGCTGGATACGGCGCTGCGCCACGACCTGCTCAGGGCTGCAGACTTAGCCCAGATCCGGGCCTACCAGGGCAACTCCGCCGTCACCTGGCTCTTCTCGCGGGGGATGATGGTGCCCACCGGCAAGGTGCTGCCCCCCGAGCGCATCAATGCCACTCTCAACAGCTTTTTCGGCATTCTCGCCACCGAGCCGCCGGAGGTGGTGGACGATTTCATCAAAGACCGGGCTGGCTGGCTGGCCTTTAACCGCATGGCCATCAAAGCTGCCCTGCAAAACCCACGGCTGCTGCTGTGGATCTGGGAGGCCGTAGGGGCCAAAGGCTTTGCCCAGTGGCTACCCACCTACCTCAGCTATACCGGCCTGGCCTTGACCTCTGCTTTGCTCAGGGGCTGGCTTCCAAATCTGCTGCGTCGCCTGCAGCCCTGGCTAGAAGCGCGTTACCCCCGCCTGTGGCTGCGCTGCCTGCAGTGGAGCTACACCCTCACCTATGGGGTAGGGCAGCCGCGCATCCAGTTTCAACTCCCCCCCACTCAAGAAAAGACCCAAGACGCAATACCGACTTGGGTAGGATCCCTGCAGCAGTGACATACTCCCGCACTCACGCTGATGCACAGAGGGCGGGGCTCCCCGGCGGTCTAGCTAAATGCACCGGACACCAAGGCAATAGCGCTGTCGCCGTGATCCCTCAATAAGGTCTCTATCTGCCGCTCGCGTCAGCAGGGCAGCGTTTTTTCCGGCTTGGCAGCTTGCCCAAGTTGGGTATAATCAATGCCTAATCAGAGATCGACGGCAGTTGGGAAGGGATCCCGACTTCAAACCGGTCGAGAGACTGCTGAACCCCATTTTTTGAGAACCCTTATTTTCGCAAAAAGTTAGGACTGAGCCCAGTCGCGTCAGCGTTGCGGAGCATGACTCTAGTCAATAATAAGCTCAACTATACTGAAAATAATGTATAATATGTTCAGTACGGATTACTACCAGTTGATCTTTCTGTTTACTTTCGAGTCTGCCAACATGGTAGCCAAAGCAAAGCAGAAAATTGGTAGTAAGACGACACGGAAACTGCGCTTTGGGTATTCTACTCAAAGCTTTGCGGGATACCGCCATTCTGGTTGGAAACAAACAGAATGCTATCGCTGCATAGTTGAACAGTGATGTTCAGCAGTGTTCAGCATAAATGTATCAGCAACATGGTTTACACCTTCGAGATCATCGGCATTGCCCCTGCTCTACAGTTCTTTCATCAGCAACAGAAGCTGGCCCAGCGGCCCTGTGGGGTGGAATACCTGGGTACCAGCTCCTGCACCCTCGATGCGTTGCTGGGATCCGTGGAGGAAGTGCCGGCCCGGCGCGGCTGGGACTTGGATCAGTTGGTCGACGCTGTTATCCGCTTTTGGTGCAGCAACCCCGATTTGGTCAGTATGTGGCGCTCTCGTTTTCGCGATGCCGGGCGAGATGCGCTGTTGGTCTCGCGAGTGGGGCATATTCAATCACTGCGGCAGGAATTTGAATGGCTGCTGAAGCAGTAGATGCCGAGCGCCACTCTCGCCACCTGGGTAGGAGAAGGCGCGGTTAGCAGGTAGGCTAGGGGCAGAACTGGTTTGTGAGCACCCATGAGCGACACAGTTTTCGGCAAGATCATCCGCAGGGAGATCCCTGCACAAATCGTTTACGAAGACGATAGAGCCCTGGCCTTCAAAGATATTGCCCCCCAAGCCCCTGTCCACATTTTGGTGGTGCCCAAAGAGCCCATCCCCGGCATTTCCCAGGCCAAGCCCGAACATGAGGCATTGCTGGGACATCTCCTGCTGACCGCTCAGCGGGTGGCTGCCGAGGCAGGTTTAAATAAAGGCTACCGATTGGTGATCAACGAAGGAGAAGACGGCGGGCAAACCGTCTTTCATCTCCACATTCACGTTCTGGGCGGTCGGGGGATGGGCTGGCCCCCAGGTTGAGCGATGGTTTTTCCCACCCATTGGAGCCTCTGCAGGTACAATCCTGTCATTACGGAGGTAAACAGCGGGCGGGGTCTGGGATCGATGGAGTGGCACGTAACCGATGCAGAGAGTTTGATGATCATCGACCAGGAGGTGGGCAAGCACGAGCTTTCTCCTGCTGAGTATGAGGTGGTTCGTCGGGTTATTTATGCTACTGCCGACTTTGAGTACTTGAACCTCATCCGTTTTGGTAACGAAGCCTTACAGGCTGGGGCGGCGGCCTTGGCAGCGCGTACCACCATTGTGGTCGATGAGCCGATGGTGCAGGTGGGCATTGCCTGGGCTGTTCAGAACACCTTTTCCAACCCCATCTATTGCAGCAGCGAAGCCATTACCCGCCCCCAAAGGGACAAGACCCGCTCCGCTTGGGGCTTGGAAACTCTGGCCCAACGCTACCCTGAGGCGATCTTTGTGATTGGCCAATCCCAGACTGCCCTCTCCACCTTGGTGCAGCTGATTAGAAAGAAGGAGGTGGCCCCTGCTCTGGTCATCGCCACGCCGGCTGGGTTTGTGAACGTGGTGCAAGCCAAGCAGGAGCTAGCCGATTCCATGGTGCCCCACATCCGCACTGAGGGACGCAAAGGAGGCCCGGCAGTGGCTGCAGCGGTGTTGGATGGCCTGCTGGACTTGGCTTGGCACGCCTATATACGGGTCAGCAGCGCAGACTATCCTGGCAAATCCGCGGTTTCATGACATGCTCCTTGCCCTTGGGCACCGTTCGCGGAAACAAGCCAAAACTTTGGCACTCAAAGCACATTTTTTCAGCAGTTGACTGCCCTGCCGCTGAAATCTCGCTTGGGACACCGCGCTTTATGGTCGTTTCAGTTTAGGGTGAGACGCCTGGACTACCGATCGCGCCAGCGGGACGGAGTCCTTGAAAAGCCTTCTGGCCTCGTGCATTCAATCATTCACTGTTTGAGGTGTGGGTGCAATGTCCTAGTTTGAATCGAAGTTTGAATTGAAATGACCATACACCCCTATAGTCAGTTGCTCTAGCGGTGCGGATGAGCTGGGGGCCTCGCAGCACTTTTGGGTCAAGAGTGGGTCTGCTGATCCAGATCACCCAGCCAAGGGGATCCCGAGCACCCGGCCTTCAAGTCGGCATCGGCAAGATGGGAGCTGCGCTCTCAGTCCTGCCTCTTCAGAAAATGGCCTGAGAGACGACTGGGTTGGGCCTATGGAGGGATCTTCCCATGCGGTGTGCCATCTTCTTTTGCTGGCTTGCCTGGGTTTTTGCGCCGGGGGCTTGGGCACAAGCTGAGCCATGCCCGGTGGTCGTCCTTTCGCCCTCTTCACAGTTGCAGTTGTCAGAATCGTCAACACTTGCCTCTACTCTCTCGACAGCCCAGAAAGTGCTCCACACTGCTACTGCACTCGACAAGGCAGAGGTTATCGCTACGCAACATTTTCCCGAACCGGTCAGCCCCTACCAGCGCTGGCGACAGAGGTATGCCCCCTCGGATCCCCTCTCTTCAGGTTTGAACAGCGTCCCTTATCGGCCAGCCCAGCAGGGATCCCAAAGGATTCAACAGGGAACAGAGGGGCTGCCCTTAGGGCCTGCGACCCGCCAAGGGGAACAGCTGGAGCAGATCGGGATCCGCCTGGGAGAAGACAGCCCTTTTTTCCTACATCCCAGTGGGTTGGTCTATCGGCAGTCCTATTGAAGTTTTTGTGAGTCTGTTCGCTACAGGGATCCCAGCTTCCCCAGGGAGAAGGGCTGGGAGTGAGAAATTATCTCTCACTTCTCTCTTCTCACTGCTCACTATCAGTATTAGTACAGTATTAGTAATGATTCCCTACCTTGCGGTG
Proteins encoded in this region:
- a CDS encoding DUF2103 domain-containing protein is translated as MSEPSGRLVWNHSTHISGLIPVLERLTRQAGIKTVTPGALSCSRGRIPQLQLRVSVPIRGGYKLVARKGSSVQEVFVVTDLSQTELEAAILRCL
- a CDS encoding molybdenum cofactor guanylyltransferase, which gives rise to MSKMPEDSPPAVVALILAGGNSRRMGSDKALVLWDGIPLLRRVAQVAAACADAVYILTPWPERYAPVVDPGWHLWRENVHSRDSVAEQHRGPLLAFQEGIRRLQTLAAPPEWILLLACDLPCLQEQVLGDWRQRLATLPPQTVAALPKSQRGWEPLCGFYRLAQLGSLESFLQAGGRSFQGWLSQVPTAILPLTVPDSGTESLERMLTNCNTPADLQLGGNLGRG
- a CDS encoding FAD-dependent oxidoreductase, translating into MSQWVKICSVSYLGAVLTSLYYREIPCPDSAQVLRWLQECIPLPQGSQKVLTPTGLRLQGSGAELALFLWSGLNTTYLKVFQWSEQPFPRQARWLGELEQAIQSQFPHRYPQLPQIDLNRGSIFDQLEPFYPQTVKYFRRIPNGEFDLQRVYWWEKRWREEVQHCHAAHRPAQPVLFRQPGPEPAPVEWDLAIVGGALGAIYGAAMARLGYRVALVERLPFGRMNREWNISRRELQTLVDLGLLSAEQMESLILREYTDGFNKFFDGNSPVRAPVLHTPTVLNLAIDAEKLLQLCGQILTSCGGAIYERTEFQRAYVGEQGVTLVLKDLPTGEEFRLGSRLVVDAMGTVSPIAQQLYRHRAFDSVCPTVGATIAGGFEPGVWDPQFGDILASHGDISRGRQLIWELFPGPGEDLTFYLFHYHQVHPENPGSLLELYEDFFTILPEYRRCDPERLQWKKATFGYIPGRFGQPRHPVRGSGAESSEPFDRILLIGDAAAMQSPLSFTGFGSLVRNCPRLCDLLDTALRHDLLRAADLAQIRAYQGNSAVTWLFSRGMMVPTGKVLPPERINATLNSFFGILATEPPEVVDDFIKDRAGWLAFNRMAIKAALQNPRLLLWIWEAVGAKGFAQWLPTYLSYTGLALTSALLRGWLPNLLRRLQPWLEARYPRLWLRCLQWSYTLTYGVGQPRIQFQLPPTQEKTQDAIPTWVGSLQQ
- a CDS encoding histidine triad nucleotide-binding protein; the encoded protein is MSDTVFGKIIRREIPAQIVYEDDRALAFKDIAPQAPVHILVVPKEPIPGISQAKPEHEALLGHLLLTAQRVAAEAGLNKGYRLVINEGEDGGQTVFHLHIHVLGGRGMGWPPG
- a CDS encoding precorrin-8X methylmutase, with the translated sequence MEWHVTDAESLMIIDQEVGKHELSPAEYEVVRRVIYATADFEYLNLIRFGNEALQAGAAALAARTTIVVDEPMVQVGIAWAVQNTFSNPIYCSSEAITRPQRDKTRSAWGLETLAQRYPEAIFVIGQSQTALSTLVQLIRKKEVAPALVIATPAGFVNVVQAKQELADSMVPHIRTEGRKGGPAVAAAVLDGLLDLAWHAYIRVSSADYPGKSAVS